The Leptolyngbyaceae cyanobacterium DNA window CCGCTCCCCTGCCCCCTGCCCCCTGCCCTCTGTAGCAAACCGAACTTTACGGGGCGGGAACTACGCTAATGGAAAGATTAAAAAGGTTTTTACATTTCGTTACACTAAAAACATGAGAGGAAAATGAATTTAACCTCTCAAAGCTCAAATTAAAGGAGTCGTTATGAACGGCACTTTCCGTGTTGGCAACCTGTTTGGTATTCCCTTTAACGTCCATCCATCCTGGTTCTTCATCCTGGGTATGGTAACTTTGACCTACGGAGGACAACTAGCAGTAAAATTTCCAGGATTGGCTGGGCCATTACCGTGGATACTGGGATTAGCCGCCGGGTTGCTGTTGTTTTCTTCTGTCTTGGCCCACGAATTGGGACACAGCTTAGTTGCCATTAAGCAAGGAATCGAAGTTAAATCAATCAACTTATTTCTATTTGGTGGTTTAGCTCATTTAGAAAAAGAATCCAAAACCCCAGCAGAGGCATTTTGGGTAGCGATCGCAGGGCCGTTAGTTAGCATATTATTATTCGGTATCTTCACTGCGATCGGTATCGGAACGAACCTTTCTGGGCCATTAGCTGCGATCGTCGGATTACTTGCCTCCATCAACTTGGCATTGGCATTATTTAACTTAATTCCTGGTTTACCTTTAGATGGTGGCAACATCCTAAAAGCTGCCGTTTGGAAAATTACCGGAAATCCTTACAAAGGCGTATTTTTTGCCAGTCGAGTCGGTCAAATCTTCGGTTGGATTGCCATCATCTCTGGCTTAATTCCCGTTTTCCTCTACAACAGTTACGGCAGTTTTTGGAACATATTAATCGGTTGGTTCTTGCTACAAAATGCTGGAATGTCTGCCCAAGCAGCCAAAGTGCAAGATAAACTAGCAGGTTTAACCGCTGAAGATGCCGTAGTTCCCAATGGCCCGATCGTATCAGCAGATATCTCTTTACGTAAATTTGCTAACGATTTTGTCATCGGACAAGACCTCTGGAACAAATTCTTAGTTACTAATGAAGACGGTCAATTGTTAGGTACAATCTCTGTTCAAGACCTCAAAACAGTTTCTCTCGAACTTTGGCCACAAATCACAGTACAAGAGTTAACCAAACCAATTGAAAACGGCAAAACAGTTAAATCAAATCAATCTCTTCTCGAAGTAATCAATCTACTCGAACAAGAACAAATTACTCAATTGCCAGTAGTCCGTGAAAATGGCGTAGTAGTAGGAATGTTGGAAAAAACCTCCATTATCAACTTACTCCAAAGACAAGCTTCATTCAAAACAGCTTAATTCAAATCTTACACCATTCTCAACAAGACCTGAGAAACCGAGTTTGTTTACGAAAAAATAGGCTTTCCAGTTTAGCTATTGGCCAGAAACCCGGTTTCTATACCTAGTGCAAAATCTGAGTTAATCGATTTCATAAGTAAGTAGGCGTCAATAAGCTAAAGTAATACAAAATTACTTGCTTCGCTAGACGCCTACTTATTTAAGTATTAATTATTTACACAATTTTTTACTAATTTAAATCATCTAATTTTGACTATTTATACTATTGTTTTTGATAAAATCACTACCATTTTTCCATCAGGCATTTACCAAATTATTTTTATTTACTCATAACTTTTGATTGATATTCCCCTCGCACTAATTACGGAAAACCCATTTAGAGAAAATAGCCATTTAACGAAATCTCTGATAACATATCAGAAAAACATTTAGCTATTATTAAGCTGCTTGGGAAATTAGCCCCAAACAAATAACTCCTGCTCATCGGACAACAATCAAAAATAATTAAAAAAAACTTAACAAATTATG harbors:
- a CDS encoding site-2 protease family protein; the protein is MNGTFRVGNLFGIPFNVHPSWFFILGMVTLTYGGQLAVKFPGLAGPLPWILGLAAGLLLFSSVLAHELGHSLVAIKQGIEVKSINLFLFGGLAHLEKESKTPAEAFWVAIAGPLVSILLFGIFTAIGIGTNLSGPLAAIVGLLASINLALALFNLIPGLPLDGGNILKAAVWKITGNPYKGVFFASRVGQIFGWIAIISGLIPVFLYNSYGSFWNILIGWFLLQNAGMSAQAAKVQDKLAGLTAEDAVVPNGPIVSADISLRKFANDFVIGQDLWNKFLVTNEDGQLLGTISVQDLKTVSLELWPQITVQELTKPIENGKTVKSNQSLLEVINLLEQEQITQLPVVRENGVVVGMLEKTSIINLLQRQASFKTA